The following are encoded together in the Actinomycetes bacterium genome:
- a CDS encoding DUF3455 domain-containing protein, with protein MRWFIGFNRLLLAGIVAAAAVLSLTQAAQAGPPPPVVPSKIQVGAGNKVFLVGHGVGVQIYSCNGVVWGFVAPRANLYDDHGKLIITHFGGPTWQATDGSRVVGQLVDSVTVDATAIPWLLLSASTTAGPDGDRLVAT; from the coding sequence ATGAGGTGGTTCATCGGTTTCAACCGCCTGCTGCTAGCGGGGATCGTCGCTGCCGCGGCGGTGTTGTCGCTGACGCAGGCGGCCCAGGCCGGACCGCCGCCGCCGGTGGTTCCGAGCAAGATCCAGGTTGGTGCCGGCAACAAGGTCTTCCTGGTCGGTCACGGGGTCGGCGTCCAGATCTACTCGTGCAATGGTGTTGTCTGGGGGTTCGTCGCGCCCCGGGCGAATCTGTACGACGACCACGGCAAGCTCATCATCACCCACTTCGGCGGGCCAACGTGGCAGGCCACCGACGGCAGCAGGGTCGTGGGCCAGCTCGTGGACTCCGTCACCGTCGATGCCACCGCCATCCCATGGCTGCTGCTGTCCGCTTCGACAACCGCCGGTCCTGACGGCGACCGGCTGGTGGCCACG